Proteins from a single region of Cytophagaceae bacterium:
- a CDS encoding Fic family protein, with product MEQRLEKIFLQILLNEPIGIADLSGLIKEDISIPTLNRALAKLVNQKLIEVSGKGPNTRYTALKDDAIKFPINVDSYFSVDIESRPSKTYFDSNVFDILQNISLLNTEETAKLETLGEKFNLNKPEKNSIIYKKEFERLMIELSWKSSQIEGNTYDLIDTEQLLKYGEKSKKYTQEEATMLLNHKGAIYYTFDYAEDYKFLTVSKIIDIHALLTQNMGISRNPRKRLVRVTGTKYKPLENEFQILEALEKMCDLINKKENVYEKALIAVLLISYIQPFEDGNKRTARLTANAILMSESLCPLSYRSIDSGEYKKAILLFYELNNISAFKQIFIDQYEFAVKTYF from the coding sequence ATGGAACAAAGGCTAGAAAAAATATTTCTGCAAATATTACTCAATGAACCTATTGGCATCGCCGATTTATCTGGTTTAATTAAGGAAGACATTTCTATACCTACTTTAAACAGAGCTCTGGCCAAACTTGTAAATCAAAAATTGATTGAGGTAAGCGGCAAAGGTCCAAATACCCGGTATACCGCTCTTAAGGATGATGCAATAAAGTTTCCAATTAATGTTGATTCTTATTTTTCAGTTGATATTGAATCCAGGCCGAGTAAAACTTATTTTGATAGCAATGTTTTTGATATCTTACAAAATATTTCACTTTTAAACACAGAAGAAACGGCCAAATTAGAAACATTAGGCGAAAAATTTAACCTCAATAAACCTGAGAAAAATAGCATTATTTATAAAAAGGAGTTTGAAAGGTTAATGATTGAACTCTCATGGAAGTCATCACAAATAGAAGGCAATACGTATGACCTTATAGATACGGAGCAACTTTTGAAATATGGCGAAAAAAGCAAAAAATATACCCAAGAAGAGGCCACCATGCTTCTGAATCATAAAGGAGCAATTTATTATACGTTTGATTATGCAGAAGACTATAAGTTTTTGACAGTTTCAAAAATAATTGACATTCATGCCTTGCTTACTCAAAATATGGGAATATCCAGAAATCCAAGGAAAAGATTGGTTAGAGTTACCGGCACGAAATACAAACCTCTGGAAAATGAATTTCAAATTTTGGAGGCTTTAGAAAAGATGTGTGACCTGATAAATAAAAAAGAAAATGTTTATGAGAAAGCTTTAATTGCAGTTTTATTAATTAGCTATATTCAACCCTTTGAAGATGGAAATAAACGTACTGCCCGCCTGACAGCAAATGCAATATTAATGAGTGAAAGTCTTTGTCCTTTATCTTATAGAAGTATTGATTCCGGTGAATATAAAAAGGCGATTCTACTATTTTACGAGTTGAATAATATCTCGGCTTTTAAACAAATCTTCATCGACCAATACGAGTTTGCGGTGAAAACATATTTCTGA
- a CDS encoding TolC family protein translates to MFRIIILLLIPFLGFSQKYNLETAISEGLKNRIEIKNQRLLTEIANKQNAKIAAQWLPQVSGSVDMRWNTQLQTTILPFDITGQNPGGNSTVKFGLPFNNALGIQADQKIFDANKKIDKAINDNTVTQREIDLEQKVTQIKQSITEAYYGVLLNKEQIKTFQEAYERAKTALENAATKFKMGTLLENDYNRFVLDEQNAKVSIDKAKLEYELSLINLKYQMALPENNEIEVDEDLNLILSKTTANYLQQYENRPEIKAEETALKLNSLNIDKQMAKNKPTLSAYGNYSVLQLNKQFNPFSANTWYPFNYVGVKLNVPIFNGKQSSLNATDFKIQQEINRNNLQKLRSDFEQEARTSTKQMVQAKLDLEQTQKNIQLAQSIYGVDKFRFESGVLALSDLKNSEYSLKQAENNYLNAIYSFLLAELKYKKATGNF, encoded by the coding sequence ATGTTCAGAATAATAATATTGCTTTTAATTCCATTTTTGGGTTTTTCTCAAAAATATAACTTAGAAACGGCCATTTCGGAAGGTTTAAAAAACCGCATTGAAATCAAAAATCAGAGGCTCTTGACCGAAATCGCCAACAAGCAAAACGCTAAAATTGCTGCTCAATGGCTACCTCAGGTTAGCGGTAGTGTAGATATGCGATGGAATACCCAACTGCAAACTACCATCTTGCCTTTTGATATCACCGGGCAAAATCCTGGAGGAAATAGCACTGTGAAATTTGGTTTACCCTTCAACAACGCACTGGGCATACAGGCAGATCAAAAAATATTTGATGCCAATAAGAAAATCGATAAGGCTATCAATGACAACACTGTGACACAGCGAGAGATAGATCTGGAGCAAAAAGTAACCCAAATCAAACAGAGCATCACGGAGGCATATTACGGAGTTTTGCTCAATAAAGAACAAATTAAGACCTTTCAGGAAGCTTATGAAAGAGCGAAAACTGCATTGGAAAATGCCGCCACGAAGTTTAAAATGGGTACTCTCCTCGAAAATGATTATAATCGGTTTGTTTTAGATGAGCAAAATGCCAAAGTGTCCATTGATAAAGCAAAGTTGGAATATGAGCTGAGCCTCATTAACTTAAAATACCAAATGGCTTTGCCTGAAAATAACGAGATAGAAGTAGATGAAGACCTGAATCTGATATTGTCCAAAACTACCGCCAATTACCTGCAGCAATACGAAAACAGGCCCGAAATAAAAGCCGAAGAAACAGCTCTGAAGCTTAACAGCCTCAATATTGACAAACAAATGGCCAAAAACAAGCCTACACTTTCGGCCTATGGCAACTACTCAGTTTTGCAGCTTAACAAACAATTTAACCCATTTTCGGCAAACACTTGGTACCCATTTAACTATGTGGGTGTTAAACTCAACGTGCCAATTTTCAACGGAAAACAAAGCTCATTGAACGCTACAGATTTCAAGATTCAGCAAGAAATAAACCGAAATAACCTGCAAAAACTAAGGTCCGATTTTGAACAAGAAGCCCGAACCAGCACCAAACAAATGGTACAAGCCAAACTGGATCTGGAACAAACCCAAAAGAACATCCAACTTGCCCAAAGCATTTATGGCGTTGACAAGTTCCGTTTCGAAAGCGGCGTATTGGCCCTCTCCGACCTCAAAAACTCAGAATACAGCCTCAAGCAAGCCGAAAACAACTATTTAAACGCCATTTATTCCTTCCTTCTGGCGGAACTGAAGTATAAGAAGGCTACTGGGAATTTTTAG
- a CDS encoding FtsX-like permease family protein: MFRTAIRFLLFDKAKTFGALFGVIISTFLVGQNVGVFIFMSNAMKAIVANNDQYIWVIDNKTQNAAQLSALDMRINQELKSIEGVKDAYPLVISAGAAKFANGKTSGLTIVGVQAPEFAGIWNLYTAKKMDLLKDGSVITEYFDSKTLGGLQVGEYFEINGKKVYNAGLTKGVRGFGGIYGFTTIERARFLTNYSVNKANVFLVKWKSEKDKINIISRINATIPGVKAWDADALATSTLFEVLKTNGIAMSFGSLISFAILSGFVIIGLTLYSAAVDRIKDYGTLKAIGATNGYITRLIILQAILVAIVGFIIGRLMVQGFKIGIAKSGTLFSFPMIVEVALFAIIVLISVGGSLFAIRKINSLEPAAVFR, encoded by the coding sequence ATGTTCAGAACAGCCATCAGATTTTTGTTGTTTGACAAAGCCAAGACCTTCGGGGCCTTGTTTGGTGTCATCATCTCCACCTTTCTTGTGGGGCAGAATGTGGGCGTGTTTATCTTTATGAGCAACGCCATGAAGGCGATAGTGGCCAACAATGACCAGTATATATGGGTCATCGACAACAAAACCCAGAATGCCGCTCAGCTGTCGGCTCTCGATATGCGTATCAACCAGGAGCTAAAGAGCATAGAAGGCGTAAAAGATGCCTATCCACTCGTTATATCGGCGGGGGCAGCTAAGTTTGCAAACGGAAAAACCAGCGGTCTCACCATCGTAGGGGTACAGGCACCTGAGTTTGCGGGAATCTGGAATCTTTATACGGCCAAAAAAATGGACTTACTCAAAGACGGCTCTGTGATAACTGAATATTTTGATTCAAAAACACTCGGCGGGCTTCAGGTGGGGGAATATTTTGAAATAAACGGTAAAAAAGTATATAATGCAGGTCTCACAAAAGGCGTAAGGGGTTTTGGGGGAATTTATGGTTTTACGACCATAGAAAGAGCCAGGTTTCTGACCAACTATTCGGTAAACAAAGCCAATGTGTTTTTGGTAAAATGGAAATCTGAAAAAGATAAAATCAATATCATCAGCAGGATAAACGCCACCATTCCGGGCGTAAAAGCCTGGGATGCCGACGCTCTGGCCACTTCTACGCTCTTTGAGGTTCTTAAAACCAACGGCATAGCTATGTCATTTGGTAGCCTTATCAGCTTTGCCATTCTTTCGGGATTTGTAATAATCGGGCTTACGCTCTATTCTGCCGCAGTAGATAGGATCAAAGACTATGGCACCCTGAAAGCCATCGGTGCTACTAATGGCTATATTACAAGGCTGATTATCCTTCAGGCCATTCTGGTGGCAATTGTCGGTTTTATTATTGGTCGCCTTATGGTACAGGGATTCAAAATAGGCATAGCAAAATCGGGAACTCTATTTAGCTTTCCAATGATAGTGGAGGTGGCCTTGTTTGCAATCATAGTTTTAATTTCGGTTGGAGGCAGCCTATTTGCCATCAGAAAAATTAACTCATTGGAGCCAGCAGCGGTGTTTAGGTAA
- a CDS encoding HlyD family efflux transporter periplasmic adaptor subunit, producing the protein MNNKQLSIWIFLGLSLPIFISSCGFDKKEQAAATDSLAKAKPAVIDKVMGIAVIEPAGRMSNLASETNGVIGQIFVQAGANIAKGQTILSLDNDVEQAQIAQAQSKIGTQKQAIAVAEASLSQLRTQLDKARNDLSRDQGLFDGKAITKDVLDNSKYVIENLEKQITTQKVAIEQQKARISEINADINYYQTLLVRKTVKAPQSGVLLSLNVHEGEYLSSSQSIGEFAPTGPTIALTEIDELFAGKIKVGQKAEIKNQGSDEVVSTGTVVLTSPYLRKKSLFSENGTSLEDRRVREVRVQLDDASKVILGARMECWIDTKDK; encoded by the coding sequence ATGAATAATAAACAACTCTCTATCTGGATATTTTTGGGATTATCTCTCCCGATTTTTATCAGTTCATGTGGCTTCGACAAGAAAGAACAAGCAGCAGCAACCGATTCGCTTGCAAAAGCAAAACCTGCAGTTATAGACAAAGTGATGGGCATAGCCGTGATAGAGCCCGCCGGAAGAATGTCGAATCTGGCATCGGAAACCAATGGGGTGATCGGGCAAATTTTTGTACAAGCCGGAGCCAATATTGCAAAAGGCCAAACCATCCTGAGCCTCGACAATGATGTGGAGCAGGCCCAGATAGCCCAGGCACAAAGCAAAATAGGTACACAAAAACAAGCCATTGCGGTAGCCGAAGCCAGCCTTTCACAGCTGAGAACTCAACTCGACAAAGCCCGCAACGACCTGAGCCGCGATCAGGGCTTATTTGATGGAAAAGCTATCACAAAGGATGTTTTGGACAACTCCAAATATGTAATTGAGAATCTCGAAAAACAAATAACCACCCAAAAAGTGGCCATTGAACAGCAAAAAGCCAGGATTTCGGAAATAAATGCTGACATAAATTATTACCAGACTTTATTAGTAAGAAAAACTGTAAAGGCTCCTCAATCGGGCGTGCTTTTGTCGCTCAATGTGCATGAGGGCGAGTATTTGTCTTCGAGTCAGAGTATTGGCGAATTCGCCCCTACCGGCCCAACCATAGCCCTTACCGAAATCGATGAGCTTTTTGCAGGTAAAATAAAAGTAGGTCAGAAAGCAGAAATCAAAAATCAAGGCAGTGATGAGGTGGTTTCCACCGGCACAGTGGTACTCACTTCCCCCTATCTGAGGAAAAAATCGCTGTTTTCGGAAAACGGCACCAGCCTCGAGGACCGCCGGGTAAGAGAAGTGCGGGTGCAGCTCGATGATGCCTCAAAGGTGATTTTGGGTGCCCGGATGGAATGTTGGATCGACACTAAAGACAAATAA
- a CDS encoding ABC transporter ATP-binding protein, with protein sequence MIAELKGVSKEYKTGDQIIVALQPTTLKINEGELVLIIGPSGSGKTTLLSLLGCVIYPSKGDLYVDGNHVNEMSEKKLANLRLNNIGFVFQNFNLLSPLNALENVKMPLQLQGVSQTESKRRAEDALKMVDMTDREKSLPKQLSGGQQQRVAIARALVSNPKIILCDEPTASLDKGSLDVVMEELQMLARQGKAVAVVTHDPRLRKYADRVLEVENGIVTEIKDILNHE encoded by the coding sequence ATGATAGCAGAACTTAAAGGCGTAAGCAAAGAATACAAAACCGGCGACCAGATAATAGTGGCTCTGCAACCCACTACTTTGAAAATTAATGAAGGTGAGTTGGTACTGATTATTGGCCCCTCCGGGTCGGGAAAAACTACGCTGCTGTCATTACTCGGTTGTGTGATTTACCCCAGCAAAGGCGACCTGTACGTGGATGGCAACCATGTAAATGAGATGAGCGAAAAAAAACTGGCAAATCTCAGACTTAACAACATCGGGTTTGTATTCCAGAATTTTAATCTGCTAAGCCCGCTCAATGCCCTGGAAAACGTAAAAATGCCTCTTCAACTCCAGGGTGTGAGTCAGACCGAATCAAAAAGAAGAGCAGAAGATGCCCTGAAAATGGTGGACATGACCGACAGGGAGAAAAGTCTGCCCAAGCAGCTATCAGGAGGGCAACAACAAAGAGTGGCCATAGCAAGGGCCCTGGTGAGTAATCCGAAAATTATTTTGTGCGATGAGCCCACGGCTTCGCTTGACAAAGGCTCACTCGATGTGGTGATGGAGGAGCTCCAGATGCTGGCAAGGCAAGGAAAAGCCGTGGCGGTAGTAACCCATGACCCCCGACTGAGAAAATATGCCGACAGGGTATTGGAAGTAGAAAATGGAATAGTAACTGAGATAAAAGATATTTTGAATCATGAATAA
- a CDS encoding MarR family transcriptional regulator, with protein sequence MNKLVQLVNLWAEFEAQNPEAEIKDFCLDFILKDYQEKKTGFITINGQLASLTGKLSKYASFYSKKALEKFSLNNIEDWVYLMRLREMGTPKKSELIYDMISEFPSGIDVIKRLVKLNLVAEFPDVEDKRSKRLKITESGLELLIKSLPWMEKISDMAFNQLQEPEKVLLVDLLDRLNTFHKTHYMNVRTSSIEEAYEVLVK encoded by the coding sequence GTGAACAAACTGGTACAATTGGTAAATCTTTGGGCAGAATTTGAAGCCCAAAATCCTGAGGCAGAAATCAAAGATTTTTGTTTGGATTTTATTTTGAAAGATTATCAGGAAAAAAAAACCGGATTTATCACGATAAATGGCCAATTGGCGAGTTTGACAGGTAAACTTTCCAAATATGCCAGTTTTTATTCCAAAAAGGCATTGGAGAAATTTTCCCTCAATAACATCGAAGACTGGGTTTACCTCATGCGGTTACGGGAAATGGGTACACCCAAAAAGAGCGAACTGATTTACGATATGATTTCGGAGTTTCCTTCGGGTATCGATGTCATTAAGCGATTGGTGAAACTCAATCTGGTGGCGGAATTCCCCGATGTGGAAGACAAGCGTTCAAAACGCCTCAAAATCACAGAAAGCGGTCTGGAGTTATTAATAAAAAGTCTGCCATGGATGGAAAAAATCTCCGACATGGCCTTCAATCAGTTGCAGGAACCCGAAAAAGTCTTGCTCGTTGACTTGCTCGACCGGCTCAATACTTTTCACAAAACTCACTACATGAATGTCCGTACCTCCAGTATTGAGGAGGCGTATGAGGTTTTGGTGAAATGA
- the rplK gene encoding 50S ribosomal protein L11 produces MAKEIAGYLKLQAKGGQANPAPPIGPALGSKGINIMEFCKQFNARTQDKMGQVVPVLITYYTDKSFEFVIKTPPTAVLLIDASKVKKGSDQPNRNKVGSVTWDQVKVIAETKMPDLNCFTIESAMKMVAGTAANMGITINGASPF; encoded by the coding sequence ATGGCGAAAGAAATCGCAGGATACTTAAAACTTCAAGCTAAGGGTGGCCAAGCCAACCCAGCACCTCCAATCGGTCCGGCTTTGGGTTCGAAGGGTATCAACATCATGGAGTTCTGTAAGCAGTTCAATGCCAGAACACAGGATAAAATGGGCCAGGTGGTTCCGGTATTAATCACATACTATACCGACAAATCATTTGAGTTTGTTATCAAAACCCCTCCTACCGCCGTATTGCTGATTGACGCTTCTAAAGTAAAGAAAGGTTCAGACCAGCCTAACCGTAACAAAGTTGGGTCAGTTACCTGGGATCAGGTTAAAGTTATTGCTGAAACCAAAATGCCGGACCTTAACTGCTTTACAATTGAGTCGGCCATGAAAATGGTAGCAGGTACTGCAGCTAACATGGGAATCACCATCAATGGTGCGAGTCCTTTTTAA